One genomic region from Haloarcula taiwanensis encodes:
- a CDS encoding potassium transporter Trk — protein MKFVIVGYGRVGIRTARILQSEGHEVVIVDNDPVKVERARETGFETIQGDGNEESVLVDAGIESADAIGGLTGDLNTNFTACMIGKEFGCRTVLRIDADYREEIYEKYAADVDEIIYPERLGAAGAKTALLGGDFNVLADLTEQLSVASIRIPDDSPFVGKRVVEVDLPGDARIYAHGKDHEPMTIPLPQTEIEPGDSVAIMADPGGLDDIRATLRGDASA, from the coding sequence ATGAAGTTCGTTATCGTTGGCTATGGCCGCGTCGGCATCCGGACCGCACGGATTCTGCAAAGCGAGGGCCACGAAGTCGTTATCGTCGACAACGACCCTGTGAAGGTCGAACGGGCCAGGGAAACCGGATTCGAGACTATCCAGGGTGATGGCAACGAGGAAAGCGTCCTCGTCGATGCCGGCATCGAAAGCGCAGACGCTATCGGCGGCCTCACGGGCGATCTGAACACGAACTTCACTGCCTGTATGATCGGCAAAGAGTTCGGCTGTCGAACTGTTCTACGAATCGACGCCGACTACCGCGAGGAAATCTACGAGAAGTACGCCGCTGATGTAGACGAGATAATCTACCCCGAGCGGCTGGGCGCGGCCGGCGCGAAGACGGCACTGCTTGGCGGTGACTTCAACGTTCTCGCCGACCTGACCGAACAGCTATCGGTCGCGAGTATCCGAATCCCCGATGACTCGCCGTTCGTCGGCAAACGAGTCGTTGAGGTGGACCTCCCCGGCGACGCCCGCATCTACGCCCACGGAAAGGATCACGAACCGATGACGATTCCGCTCCCACAGACCGAGATCGAGCCCGGCGACAGCGTCGCCATTATGGCCGACCCCGGCGGGCTGGACGACATCCGGGCAACGCTCCGGGGCGACGCATCAGCCTGA
- a CDS encoding ribonuclease Z yields the protein MTMRVTFLGTSGAVPTTQRNTSSIFVNRDGDYLLFDCGEGTQRQMMRFGTGFAIDHLFVTHLHGDHVLGIPGLLQTWDFNERDRAIAVHTPAGTRGNIKQLIQANGTTPSFPVRINEVSAGDVVLDRPEYEIRAIETAHRCASVGYVLDEDDRKGKFDREKAEEEFGIPPGPKYSKLHRGEAIEHEGETIQPEAVVGPPRPGRRLVYTGDTLPTESVIEASEGADLLVHDATFAEDRKERAKATAHSTAREAADVARQAGASTLALTHISTRYAASADKLVDEARDAFDGEVVLAEDGMERRVEFPDAGES from the coding sequence ATGACCATGCGCGTGACGTTTCTCGGGACGAGTGGGGCCGTGCCGACGACCCAGCGCAACACGAGCAGCATCTTCGTCAACCGCGACGGCGACTACCTCCTCTTCGACTGCGGCGAGGGCACACAGCGACAGATGATGCGCTTTGGGACCGGCTTCGCTATCGACCACCTGTTCGTCACGCATCTCCACGGCGACCACGTCCTCGGGATTCCGGGCCTGCTCCAGACGTGGGACTTCAACGAACGCGACCGCGCCATCGCCGTCCACACGCCGGCGGGCACGCGCGGGAACATCAAACAGCTCATTCAGGCCAACGGGACGACACCGTCGTTTCCCGTCCGCATCAACGAGGTGTCGGCTGGAGACGTCGTCCTCGACCGGCCGGAGTACGAGATTCGAGCCATCGAGACGGCTCATCGCTGTGCCAGCGTCGGCTACGTCCTCGACGAGGACGACCGGAAGGGGAAGTTCGACCGGGAGAAAGCCGAAGAAGAGTTCGGCATCCCGCCGGGGCCGAAATACTCCAAGCTCCACCGCGGTGAGGCCATCGAACACGAGGGCGAGACCATCCAGCCGGAGGCCGTCGTCGGGCCGCCCCGTCCCGGTCGGCGGTTGGTCTACACCGGCGACACGCTGCCGACCGAGAGCGTCATCGAAGCGAGCGAGGGCGCTGACCTGCTGGTCCACGACGCCACCTTCGCCGAGGACCGGAAAGAGCGGGCGAAGGCGACAGCCCACTCTACTGCCCGGGAGGCCGCCGACGTAGCGCGACAGGCCGGCGCGTCGACACTGGCACTGACGCACATCTCGACGCGTTACGCCGCGAGCGCCGACAAGCTAGTTGACGAAGCTCGGGACGCGTTCGACGGCGAGGTCGTGCTCGCCGAAGACGGGATGGAGCGCCGCGTCGAGTTCCCGGACGCGGGCGAATCCTGA
- a CDS encoding AraC family transcriptional regulator, translating into MDAVAIACFDGFDELDAIGPYEVFENAARFGASWDVTLRSVRESGTVTASHGLRVEPDGPLADVTPDLLVVAGGGWNDRSDAGVWMETERGDLPEAVAAAHDRGATVAGVCTGGMVLARAGLLDGRPAVTHGGALEDLRATDATVVDARVVDDGDVLTCGGVTSGLDLAVHLVEREWGADVAAAVCEEMEYEQRDDVFRGESG; encoded by the coding sequence ATGGACGCTGTCGCAATCGCCTGTTTCGACGGGTTCGACGAACTGGACGCAATCGGCCCCTACGAGGTGTTCGAGAACGCGGCGCGCTTTGGCGCGTCGTGGGACGTGACCCTCCGTTCAGTCCGGGAGAGCGGGACCGTCACCGCGAGCCACGGACTCCGGGTCGAACCGGACGGCCCGCTCGCCGACGTGACCCCGGACCTGCTTGTCGTTGCTGGCGGCGGGTGGAACGACCGAAGCGATGCTGGCGTCTGGATGGAGACCGAGCGCGGAGACCTACCCGAGGCTGTGGCGGCAGCCCACGACCGCGGCGCGACCGTCGCCGGCGTCTGTACCGGCGGGATGGTGCTTGCCCGCGCCGGCCTGCTCGACGGTCGGCCGGCGGTGACACACGGCGGTGCACTAGAGGACCTGCGAGCGACGGACGCGACCGTGGTCGATGCCCGGGTTGTCGACGACGGCGACGTGCTGACCTGTGGCGGCGTCACGTCCGGTCTGGATCTCGCCGTCCACCTCGTCGAACGCGAGTGGGGCGCGGACGTGGCCGCCGCTGTCTGTGAGGAGATGGAGTACGAACAACGGGACGACGTGTTCCGCGGCGAATCGGGATAA
- a CDS encoding phenazine biosynthesis protein, which produces MSHPFHIVDVFARERYTGNQLAVVTDAGDLHEDEMQAIAAEIDYSETTFVTGEPSDGAWPVRIFTPAAEIPFAGHPTLGTVQVIRDQIADGTPETVTLDLPVGEVPVDIGERDGRETLWMTQPTPEFGEQLAHEDLAAVLGLSADRLDHDWPVEIVSTGLATIVVPVADRDALEAIDVDRDAYDAVTGDRDAKNVLAVCRAPRSEANDLAVRVFAPFYDVPEDPATGSSNGCLAAYLARHEMLGSPAVEARVEQGYEMGRPSLLHLSTDGSGEDINVRVGGSVVPVARGDLL; this is translated from the coding sequence ATGTCCCACCCGTTTCACATCGTCGACGTGTTCGCCCGGGAGCGATACACCGGGAACCAGTTGGCCGTCGTGACCGACGCCGGCGACCTGCACGAGGACGAGATGCAGGCCATCGCCGCCGAGATAGACTACTCGGAGACGACGTTCGTCACCGGGGAGCCAAGCGACGGCGCGTGGCCGGTCCGTATCTTCACGCCCGCAGCCGAGATACCCTTCGCCGGCCATCCAACCCTCGGAACGGTACAGGTCATCCGAGACCAGATCGCTGACGGAACCCCCGAAACGGTGACGCTGGACCTGCCCGTCGGTGAAGTCCCGGTCGACATCGGGGAGCGCGACGGCCGCGAGACGCTGTGGATGACACAGCCGACCCCCGAGTTCGGTGAGCAATTAGCCCACGAAGACCTCGCTGCCGTCCTCGGCCTGTCGGCTGACCGACTGGACCACGATTGGCCGGTGGAAATCGTCTCGACGGGGCTGGCGACAATTGTCGTCCCGGTGGCCGACCGCGACGCGCTGGAAGCCATCGATGTGGATCGGGACGCCTACGACGCCGTGACCGGCGACCGCGACGCGAAGAACGTCCTAGCAGTCTGTCGAGCGCCGCGGAGCGAGGCCAACGACCTCGCAGTCCGCGTGTTCGCGCCGTTCTACGACGTGCCCGAGGACCCCGCGACCGGCTCCTCGAACGGCTGTCTCGCGGCCTACCTCGCCCGCCACGAGATGCTCGGGAGCCCTGCCGTCGAGGCCCGTGTCGAGCAGGGCTACGAGATGGGGCGACCGTCGCTGTTGCATCTCTCGACTGACGGCAGCGGCGAGGATATCAACGTCCGGGTCGGCGGCAGCGTCGTTCCCGTTGCTCGCGGTGACCTGCTGTAA
- a CDS encoding lactoylglutathione lyase codes for MDLAHTAICVSDLDRAIEFYDTLGFEETNRFTLDGVENVYLGRGGDGDLQLRYDPDRTTPIAPNRADVDHIAFTVDDVEGTYETAIDAGAAPVLEPTEVDAADAFAAFVEDPEGYTLEFYRWL; via the coding sequence ATGGATCTCGCACACACCGCTATCTGCGTCTCGGACCTCGACCGTGCGATAGAGTTCTACGACACGCTGGGCTTCGAGGAAACGAACCGCTTCACGTTAGACGGCGTCGAGAACGTCTACCTCGGCCGGGGCGGCGACGGTGACCTGCAATTGCGTTACGACCCGGACCGGACCACCCCGATTGCCCCAAACCGCGCCGACGTGGACCACATCGCGTTCACCGTCGACGACGTCGAGGGGACCTACGAGACGGCCATCGACGCCGGCGCTGCGCCGGTCCTCGAACCGACGGAAGTCGACGCCGCTGATGCCTTCGCCGCGTTCGTCGAAGACCCCGAGGGGTACACGCTCGAGTTCTACCGCTGGCTCTGA
- a CDS encoding transporter — translation MVEQRDGDEIDLLDSSIRTTSGALVSTTLFVLSGIVYAFVTSPAATGTYFFIALSVSLVLRPIRGISQALKKVGSERGELVGPYLGLAALFALGYLLIVGVIVAALAGVIVRNTVVSPGLLVPIGLYALSVAVSMIVSSLVGAIGYPSVETWLTSTQSAIQLVVLLALAPTLTTAVDLLLVVAGVRLAVLGPVAVALGVVPTLPDRHAIERAWDFAKWSIPDQIFDRLSYNMPVYVLGIVATPAAVGIYEAADRFADFGATISWHLSSPLLTKVSGDSSVGDTRLAYLDGAVTGGTGVTFVVFGYLLAAHDVVARIAFTGSEGVFSATVLLVGGVNILRGFWTLTSHAIEGVGKPSVSFRTKLYGLAFSVPVPAIFGAEFGAVAGAAGYGVMNLVIFGYVLYYSRSVFGRIPLEPGVATALTVGLGVSFALTTGAVAGLTRAGLSPIVVASVAAVTCLAGFGGFLVAVSSPARLVAARTATLWRSRARSLLG, via the coding sequence ATGGTCGAACAGCGCGACGGTGACGAGATCGACTTGCTGGACTCCTCGATTCGGACGACCAGCGGAGCGCTGGTGTCAACGACGTTGTTCGTTCTCAGTGGCATCGTCTACGCGTTCGTCACGTCACCTGCGGCGACCGGGACCTATTTTTTCATCGCCCTCTCTGTCTCGCTGGTCCTGCGTCCGATTCGGGGCATCAGCCAGGCGCTGAAGAAGGTCGGCAGCGAACGGGGTGAACTCGTCGGTCCGTATCTCGGTCTGGCGGCGCTGTTCGCCCTCGGGTATCTTCTCATCGTCGGTGTGATCGTGGCTGCGCTGGCCGGTGTAATCGTCCGCAACACGGTGGTTTCGCCGGGACTGCTCGTCCCAATCGGCCTCTACGCGCTTTCGGTCGCGGTGTCGATGATTGTGTCGAGCCTGGTTGGTGCCATCGGCTACCCGAGCGTGGAGACGTGGCTCACCAGCACGCAGAGCGCCATCCAACTCGTCGTCCTGCTGGCGCTGGCTCCGACACTGACGACCGCTGTCGACCTGCTACTTGTTGTTGCCGGCGTCCGGCTGGCGGTGCTCGGTCCGGTCGCCGTCGCGCTGGGTGTCGTCCCGACGCTGCCCGACCGACACGCCATCGAGCGTGCCTGGGACTTCGCCAAGTGGAGCATTCCGGACCAGATTTTCGACCGCCTGTCGTACAACATGCCGGTGTACGTACTGGGCATCGTCGCGACCCCAGCGGCCGTCGGTATCTACGAGGCGGCCGATCGGTTCGCCGACTTCGGCGCGACGATTTCTTGGCATCTCTCCTCTCCGCTACTCACGAAGGTCAGCGGGGACTCCTCTGTCGGCGACACGCGTCTCGCCTACCTCGACGGTGCGGTCACCGGCGGAACGGGCGTCACGTTCGTCGTGTTCGGCTACCTGCTGGCCGCACACGACGTGGTCGCACGGATCGCCTTCACCGGCTCGGAGGGTGTCTTCTCGGCGACGGTCCTGCTCGTCGGCGGCGTGAACATCCTCCGTGGCTTCTGGACGCTCACGTCACATGCCATAGAAGGGGTCGGGAAACCGAGCGTGAGCTTTCGGACAAAGCTCTACGGACTGGCGTTCAGCGTTCCAGTCCCGGCGATATTCGGTGCGGAGTTCGGAGCTGTCGCCGGGGCCGCCGGGTACGGAGTGATGAATCTGGTCATCTTCGGGTACGTCCTCTACTACTCCCGGTCTGTCTTCGGACGGATTCCGCTCGAACCCGGGGTAGCAACAGCCCTCACCGTCGGCCTCGGCGTCTCGTTCGCACTCACGACCGGTGCAGTCGCTGGCCTCACGCGCGCTGGTCTCTCTCCGATTGTCGTCGCCAGCGTGGCCGCCGTGACGTGTCTCGCCGGCTTCGGCGGCTTCCTCGTCGCCGTGTCCTCACCGGCCAGACTCGTCGCTGCTCGGACGGCAACGCTGTGGCGCAGTCGCGCTCGCTCCCTGCTCGGGTGA
- a CDS encoding threonine ammonia-lyase has product MLSFEDVLAAQDTVSETARHTPLDYSHTFSAMTGADIHLKLELFQRTGSFKIRGATNRIASLSDAERAAGVVTASAGNHAQGVALAATRIGVDSKIVMPERAPVSKVKATRSYGGNVVLHGRDYDAAAEHAHDLEREEGRTYVHAFDDEKVMAGQGTIGLEIYEDLPGVDTVVVPIGGGGLISGIATALKGKDEDIRVIGVQAEGASSVAESLEKGYRIERDSVETIADGIATRTVGEQTFAVISERVDEVVTVSDSEIAVALTTLLERSKTLAEGAGAVALAAVMEEKFDFEDDETIVPALCGGNIDLNMLTNVIMRGLVETGRYLKIRTVLQDQPGALEELVEVLSREQVNIYGIEHDRTSRDVAMSSAEVELDLETRGHDHVDELIDALTDEGYEVDVLV; this is encoded by the coding sequence ATGCTCTCATTTGAGGATGTCCTCGCAGCACAGGACACTGTTTCTGAGACAGCCAGACACACACCGCTGGATTACTCGCACACCTTTTCCGCGATGACGGGCGCGGATATCCATCTCAAACTCGAGCTGTTCCAGCGTACGGGGTCGTTTAAGATACGGGGCGCGACCAACCGCATCGCGTCGCTCTCGGACGCCGAGCGGGCAGCTGGCGTCGTCACAGCGAGCGCCGGTAACCACGCCCAGGGGGTCGCACTGGCCGCCACGCGAATCGGCGTTGATTCGAAAATCGTGATGCCGGAACGGGCCCCGGTTTCGAAAGTGAAGGCGACCCGAAGCTACGGTGGCAACGTGGTCCTTCACGGTCGGGACTACGACGCGGCCGCCGAACACGCCCACGACCTTGAGCGAGAGGAGGGCCGGACCTACGTCCACGCCTTCGACGACGAGAAAGTGATGGCGGGGCAGGGGACCATCGGACTGGAAATCTACGAGGACCTCCCCGGCGTTGATACGGTCGTCGTGCCAATCGGCGGCGGCGGACTCATCAGCGGTATCGCCACAGCGCTGAAGGGCAAAGACGAAGATATTCGCGTTATCGGCGTTCAGGCCGAGGGGGCGTCAAGCGTCGCCGAGTCACTGGAGAAGGGCTATCGCATTGAGCGTGACAGTGTCGAGACCATCGCCGACGGTATCGCCACTCGTACCGTCGGCGAGCAGACGTTTGCGGTCATCAGTGAGCGGGTCGACGAGGTCGTGACGGTGTCGGACTCGGAAATCGCTGTCGCGCTGACGACGCTGTTAGAGCGTTCGAAAACGCTTGCTGAGGGCGCGGGTGCCGTGGCGCTGGCCGCCGTCATGGAGGAGAAGTTCGATTTCGAGGACGACGAGACAATCGTCCCCGCGCTGTGTGGCGGGAACATCGACCTGAATATGCTGACCAACGTCATCATGCGCGGCCTCGTCGAGACCGGCCGCTATCTCAAGATTCGGACCGTCCTCCAGGACCAACCCGGCGCGCTGGAAGAACTCGTCGAGGTCCTGTCACGCGAGCAAGTCAACATCTACGGCATCGAGCACGACCGGACCAGTCGTGACGTGGCGATGAGTTCGGCCGAGGTCGAACTGGACCTTGAGACCCGCGGCCACGACCACGTCGACGAACTCATCGACGCGCTCACCGACGAGGGGTACGAGGTCGACGTGCTGGTCTGA
- a CDS encoding metal transporter, which yields MDTWLRRTLVYIVALGGIILGYAFAYDYGMAAFENDPQPFLRSLRVVVETFTTTGYGSDAPWSTTEMRLLVIVMDITGVVLIFLALPVLLFPLFEEAMETTAPNTVENGLSDHVVICQFSPRGETLVTELDTWDVDYVIVEPDRDRANDLYEDGYYVIHADPQSVDGLERAHLSSARALVADASDQVNTSIILTAREVDESVQTVSVVKEPDRAKYHDLAGADAVLSPRGLLGESLASKVTTGISTTLGDSIEIGEDFDIAELPIHRGSDLVGTTLADSGIREETGVNVIGAWFRGQFVSPPDPESELDGSTVLLVSGTESQLEQLKQMTLSSVRGFRRGETVIIGAGEVGQTITSALTNAGVPHTVLDQADAPGVDVVGDATEPEELRHAGVGTARTVILALSSDTDTEFATLVIRDLNPDVEIIARAEESENVQKMYRAGADYVLALSTVSGRMLASTILEDEDVISMDQQVEVIRVAANSLGNTTLGEADVRSRTGCTVVAIERNGTVVTDLGPDVTIEPSDKLVIAGTDDGVTRFKSVFG from the coding sequence ATGGATACCTGGCTGCGACGGACGCTGGTGTATATCGTCGCGCTCGGCGGCATCATTCTGGGGTATGCGTTCGCATACGACTACGGAATGGCGGCGTTCGAAAACGACCCGCAACCGTTTCTGCGGTCGCTTCGCGTCGTGGTCGAAACGTTCACCACGACCGGATACGGCTCGGACGCGCCGTGGAGCACCACAGAGATGCGGCTACTCGTTATTGTGATGGATATCACCGGCGTCGTGCTCATCTTTCTCGCGCTGCCAGTGTTGCTGTTTCCGCTGTTCGAAGAGGCGATGGAGACGACAGCCCCGAACACGGTCGAGAACGGCCTCAGCGACCACGTCGTTATCTGTCAGTTCTCTCCCCGCGGTGAGACGCTCGTCACCGAACTCGACACCTGGGACGTCGACTACGTCATCGTCGAACCGGACCGGGACCGGGCCAACGACCTCTACGAGGACGGGTACTACGTCATTCACGCCGACCCGCAGTCCGTCGACGGGCTTGAGCGGGCCCACCTGTCGTCCGCCCGTGCGCTCGTCGCTGACGCATCCGACCAGGTGAACACCAGTATCATCCTCACCGCCCGCGAAGTCGACGAGTCCGTCCAGACCGTCAGCGTCGTCAAGGAGCCCGACCGCGCGAAGTATCACGACCTCGCCGGTGCCGACGCCGTTCTCTCACCGCGAGGCCTACTCGGCGAGAGCCTCGCAAGCAAGGTGACGACCGGCATTTCGACGACGCTCGGGGACTCCATCGAGATCGGCGAGGACTTCGATATCGCGGAACTCCCGATCCACCGGGGGAGCGACCTCGTCGGAACGACGCTGGCCGACAGCGGCATCCGCGAGGAGACCGGCGTCAACGTCATCGGCGCGTGGTTCCGCGGCCAGTTCGTGAGTCCGCCCGACCCCGAATCTGAACTCGACGGTAGTACGGTTCTACTGGTGTCAGGGACCGAGTCACAGCTGGAGCAACTCAAGCAGATGACCCTCTCCAGCGTGCGTGGCTTCCGCCGCGGGGAGACGGTGATCATCGGTGCCGGCGAGGTCGGTCAGACCATCACGTCGGCGCTTACCAACGCCGGGGTGCCACATACGGTGCTCGATCAGGCCGACGCGCCGGGCGTCGATGTCGTCGGGGACGCCACAGAACCCGAGGAGCTTCGGCACGCTGGCGTCGGCACAGCCAGAACGGTTATCCTCGCCCTGTCGTCGGATACCGATACCGAGTTCGCGACGCTTGTCATCCGTGATCTCAATCCGGACGTCGAAATCATCGCCCGTGCCGAGGAAAGTGAGAACGTCCAGAAGATGTACCGTGCGGGCGCTGACTACGTCCTCGCACTGTCGACGGTCAGCGGCCGGATGCTCGCATCTACGATTCTCGAAGACGAAGACGTCATCTCGATGGACCAGCAAGTCGAGGTCATCCGCGTCGCCGCCAACAGCCTTGGGAATACGACACTCGGCGAGGCCGATGTCCGCTCGCGGACGGGCTGTACGGTCGTCGCCATCGAGCGCAACGGCACCGTTGTCACCGACCTCGGTCCTGATGTGACTATCGAACCGAGCGATAAGCTCGTCATCGCCGGCACCGACGACGGCGTGACGCGGTTCAAATCGGTGTTTGGCTAA
- a CDS encoding citrate synthase (catalyzes the formation of citrate from acetyl-CoA and oxaloacetate), with the protein MSDDLKKGLEGVIVAESELSVIDGDAGKLVYRGYTIEDLAKGASYEEVLYLLWHGHLPNRDELSEFKRAMVDARDVDDDVISTVRQLAEADEDPMAALRTAVSMLSAYDPAPEDAEPTDETVNLETGRRITAKIPTIIAAFTRIRDGKEPVDPRDDLDHAANFLYMLNGEEPDDVLADVFDQALVLHADHGLNASTFSAITTASTLSDVHSAVTSAIGTLKGPLHGGANQDVMEMLKEVDDAESDPLDWVKNALDEGRRVSGFGHRVYNVKDPRAKILGERSKELGEAAGTLKWYEMSTTIEDYLMEEKGLAPNVDFYSASTYYQMGIPIDIYTPIFAMSRVGGWVAHVFEYIEDNRLIRPRARYVGKNPDETTFVPLDER; encoded by the coding sequence ATGTCCGACGACCTCAAGAAGGGACTCGAGGGTGTCATCGTCGCCGAGTCCGAACTCAGCGTTATCGACGGCGACGCTGGCAAACTCGTGTATCGGGGGTACACCATCGAGGACCTCGCCAAGGGTGCCAGCTACGAAGAGGTGCTGTACCTGCTCTGGCATGGCCACCTGCCCAACCGGGACGAACTCTCCGAGTTCAAGCGTGCGATGGTGGACGCACGCGACGTGGACGACGACGTCATCTCGACCGTCCGACAGCTCGCCGAGGCGGACGAGGACCCGATGGCAGCGCTCCGGACTGCGGTGTCGATGCTCTCGGCGTACGACCCCGCGCCCGAGGACGCCGAACCGACCGACGAGACGGTCAACCTCGAAACCGGACGGCGGATCACCGCCAAAATCCCGACCATCATCGCGGCATTTACCCGCATCCGCGACGGCAAGGAGCCTGTCGACCCTCGTGACGACCTCGACCACGCGGCGAATTTCCTCTACATGCTCAACGGCGAGGAGCCCGACGACGTGCTCGCTGACGTGTTCGACCAGGCGCTCGTGCTCCACGCCGACCACGGTCTCAACGCCTCGACGTTCTCGGCCATCACGACGGCGTCGACGCTGTCGGACGTTCACAGCGCGGTCACCTCCGCCATTGGAACGCTGAAAGGACCGCTCCACGGCGGCGCCAACCAGGACGTTATGGAGATGCTCAAAGAGGTCGACGACGCCGAATCCGATCCGCTCGACTGGGTCAAAAACGCCCTTGACGAGGGCCGCCGCGTCTCCGGCTTCGGCCACCGCGTCTACAACGTCAAGGACCCGCGGGCAAAGATTCTCGGCGAGCGCTCGAAGGAACTCGGCGAGGCCGCCGGCACGCTCAAGTGGTACGAGATGTCGACCACCATCGAAGACTACCTCATGGAAGAGAAAGGTCTGGCCCCGAACGTCGACTTCTACTCGGCGTCGACGTACTACCAGATGGGCATCCCCATCGACATCTACACCCCCATCTTCGCGATGTCCCGCGTCGGTGGCTGGGTCGCCCACGTCTTCGAGTACATCGAGGACAACCGCCTGATTCGCCCGCGCGCCCGCTACGTCGGCAAGAACCCCGACGAGACCACGTTTGTGCCGCTGGACGAGCGATAG
- a CDS encoding potassium channel protein: MDPTGTVEYEPVSVKQVLAEMKDTAELLIDLSYSAVLLGSDDVAAEVLELEEKMDVLQLRARMSLLMACRSTADAESLAPVLGMVGAAEKISDAAGDIAKVVLEDIGLPDTMRAALPEAVETLVRATIGSASPLAGETLGGLNLETETGVRALAIRRQGNWLLNPNRETRLEAGDVVLFRGPETGVAEVYRDATGDAYEPPEPPEGGVRDLERAVDSIVLMKDMGELAVDLAYGAVLFDSTEVAEEVVELEAEVDALQSRFEAWTLRAAADIDDPVSLRGLVHLARSTEVISDAALEMSEGVLRGLSTHPVVAEAVQESDEVIVRTTVYPDSDLAGRTIGDAEVKTATGMRIIAVRRAAGESERTGRKGGDWVISPGPETEIRTGDVLIAKGTRTGGDRLTDLTGGE, translated from the coding sequence ATGGACCCGACAGGGACGGTCGAGTACGAACCGGTCAGCGTCAAGCAGGTGCTGGCCGAGATGAAAGACACCGCTGAGCTGCTCATCGACCTCTCGTACTCGGCCGTCCTGCTGGGGAGCGACGACGTGGCCGCAGAGGTGCTTGAACTGGAGGAGAAGATGGACGTGCTCCAGTTGCGCGCACGCATGAGCCTCCTGATGGCCTGCCGGTCGACAGCGGACGCGGAATCGCTCGCCCCAGTTCTGGGGATGGTCGGGGCCGCAGAAAAAATAAGCGACGCCGCCGGCGACATCGCCAAGGTCGTACTGGAGGACATCGGCCTCCCGGACACGATGCGGGCGGCGCTGCCCGAGGCGGTCGAGACGCTCGTGCGGGCGACAATCGGCTCGGCCTCCCCGCTAGCCGGCGAGACGCTCGGGGGTCTGAACCTCGAAACCGAGACCGGCGTCCGCGCGCTGGCGATTCGCCGGCAGGGGAACTGGCTGCTCAATCCCAACCGGGAGACGCGCCTCGAAGCGGGCGACGTGGTGCTGTTTCGCGGCCCCGAGACCGGCGTCGCCGAAGTCTACCGGGACGCCACCGGGGACGCGTACGAGCCGCCGGAGCCGCCCGAAGGTGGCGTCCGCGACCTCGAACGCGCCGTCGACTCCATCGTGTTGATGAAAGACATGGGCGAACTGGCGGTCGACCTGGCCTACGGCGCGGTGCTGTTCGACAGCACGGAGGTCGCCGAGGAGGTCGTCGAGCTCGAAGCCGAGGTCGACGCGCTCCAGTCCCGGTTCGAGGCCTGGACGCTCCGGGCCGCCGCCGACATCGACGACCCCGTGTCGCTGCGGGGCCTCGTCCACCTAGCCCGGTCGACGGAGGTCATCTCAGACGCCGCACTGGAGATGAGCGAGGGCGTCCTGCGGGGGCTGTCGACCCACCCGGTCGTCGCCGAGGCCGTCCAGGAGTCCGACGAGGTTATCGTTCGGACCACGGTGTACCCCGACAGCGACCTCGCCGGGCGGACCATCGGCGACGCGGAAGTCAAGACGGCGACCGGCATGCGCATCATCGCTGTCCGGCGGGCGGCCGGCGAGAGCGAACGCACCGGCCGGAAAGGCGGCGACTGGGTTATCTCGCCGGGACCGGAAACGGAGATTCGAACCGGCGACGTACTCATCGCGAAAGGAACTCGAACCGGGGGCGACCGGCTTACGGACCTGACCGGGGGAGAGTAG